The Erpetoichthys calabaricus chromosome 5, fErpCal1.3, whole genome shotgun sequence genome has a segment encoding these proteins:
- the LOC127525820 gene encoding zinc finger protein 16-like has protein sequence MTREEQKSFTQNMASDTFERLEHIKQEDCGWGSQVDLCVKVEDCEGGISAFKEEESKGVTMDFKTGLSESFPISLEPEDHKTRNSFKQDICEESHSSLQPTNMGQAATQQNSVEVKSELTEFEEKVMDGNGREGEEQQSSGSVGISLNGNGSFSPSSIVQTSPHCRLQHRQDKVKMKKSTKGSENLQCASLPVVRLRRIKAINTEKQNVHGADQEALSSVKQFRTQSDRKEKSNQMRLDQYCCSECGKTFRFISHFQRHARIHTGEKPYGCFECGKRFTNNSTLQKHKRIHSGEKPYCCSECDKRFVCKSILQTHLRTHTGEKPYCCSECGKPFSDRSALKRHARIHTGEKPYCCLECGKRFSYNCNLVTHSRIHTGEKLYGCSECGKRLSDCSSLKRHKRIHTGEKPYCCPECGKRFSDGSALKWHIRIHTGEKPYCCSKCCKRFTFSSSLWLHAKIHTERKTK, from the exons ATGACTAGAGAAGAGCAGAAGAGTTTTACACAGAACATGGCGTCTGACACGTTTGAAAGACTGGAGCATATTAAACAAGAGGACTGTGGATGGGGCTCACAAGTGGATTTGTGTGTGAAGGTGGAAGACTGCGAAGGAGGAATTTCAGCTTTTAAAGAAGAGGAGTCCAAGGGGGTGACAATGGACTTTAAAACGGGGCTTTCTGAAAGTTTCCCAATTAGCCTTGAACCAGAAGACCACAAAACTAGGAATAGTTTCAAGCAAGATATTTGTGAAGAATCTCATTCCAGTTTACAGCCCACTAATATGGGACAAGCGGCTACACAGCAGAATTCTGTGGAAGTGAAGTCAGAGTTAACGGAATTTGAAGAGAAAGTGATGGATGGAAATGGGAGAGAAGGCGAAGAACAGCAGTCATCTGGGAGTGTTGGAATAA GTTTGAATGGAAATGGCAGCTTCTCCCCATCTTCCATTGTTCAGACCTCTCCTCATTGCAGACTGCAACACAGACAGGACAAGGTGAAGATgaagaaatcaacaaaaggatCAGAGAATTTGCAGTGCGCTTCTCTTCCTGTTGTGAGGCTAAGAAGGATAAAGGCCATcaacactgaaaaacaaaatgttcatgGTGCAGATCAGGAGGCCCTTTCTTCAGTGAAACAGTTCAGAACTCAATCTGACAGAAAAGAGAAGTCAAATCAAATGAGACTGGATcaatattgctgttctgaatgtgggaaaacaTTCCGTTTTATTAGccatttccaaagacatgcaaggatTCACACCGGAGAAAAACCATATGGCTGctttgaatgtggcaaaagattcacCAACAATTCTACACTTCAGAAGCACAAAAGAATTCattctggagaaaagccatattgctgttctgaatgtgacaaaaGATTCGTTTGTAAAAGCATTCTTCAGACCCACCTGAGAACacacacaggagagaaaccatattgctgttctgaatgtggcaaaccaTTCTCTGATCGTAGCGCTCTTAAGAGGCACGCAAGAATTcataccggagagaagccatattgctgtcttgaatgtggcaaaagattttccTATAACTGCAATCTCGtaacacattcaagaatacatactGGAGAAAAGCTCTATGGATGTtccgaatgtggcaaacgattatCTGATTGTAGCTCTCTTAAGAGGCacaaaagaattcatactggagaaaagccatattgctgtcctgaatgtggcaaacgattctctgaTGGCAGTGCTCTTAAGTGGCAcataagaattcatactggagagaagccatattgctgttctaaaTGTTGCAAACGATTTACTTTCAGTAGCAGTCTTTGGCTGCACGCAAAAATTCAtactgaaagaaagacaaaataa